One part of the Tunicatimonas pelagia genome encodes these proteins:
- a CDS encoding Ser-Thr-rich GPI-anchored membrane family protein, with amino-acid sequence MTIIKLIGLMVVGLYLTAGSALAQATDTLSDDDIYLMKSSAERTLQDYASAMRELINPRISKAFRERMISEFVTPGNRQIFVDSAYIVYDYEEEYLPPATMKERPIRTYLNDFNAFYQGNNSQERLNIYYSLRTIHDIEFDGDNYYIILDFESQYGDQLPQPRRATIQLLPQGDQWQALISYVKFNIEGSDPDSDDPSALEELLPQWRIYANRADTLLQNDQLVEAKVLLDSSFAINQEPLTARLMGVYFEEIEELDSAISRYEQSLTLGRELDPEYQDDATEIKIEQLRKFQEEQRLAQQRAEEVARAMPAVTFTRVEDTYKRGKAYTINLSGSSPDPLTLQLYRNNQYVSTLESGLVNSSYTWNVPKTAERGEDYQLFLKKPNVQTGIKSGTFSIKRKTPLGLYIGASVGVGAALYFILRPQDDNNSTIPEPALPTDASLAN; translated from the coding sequence ATGACTATAATAAAACTTATCGGGCTAATGGTTGTAGGGCTTTACCTCACAGCAGGTTCTGCTCTGGCTCAAGCCACTGATACTTTATCTGACGACGATATCTACCTGATGAAATCGAGTGCCGAGCGTACCTTGCAGGATTATGCCTCGGCCATGCGGGAGTTGATTAATCCCCGAATTTCCAAAGCCTTTCGCGAAAGAATGATTAGTGAGTTCGTTACTCCGGGCAATCGCCAGATTTTTGTTGATTCTGCCTACATCGTTTACGATTACGAGGAGGAGTACCTTCCGCCCGCGACCATGAAAGAGCGTCCTATCCGCACGTATCTGAATGATTTCAATGCTTTTTACCAGGGAAACAACAGTCAGGAGCGGTTAAATATCTATTATTCTTTACGAACTATTCATGATATAGAATTTGACGGCGATAACTACTACATTATTCTAGACTTTGAGAGCCAGTACGGCGACCAACTGCCGCAGCCCCGCCGGGCAACCATACAGTTGCTACCCCAAGGCGATCAGTGGCAGGCTCTTATTAGCTATGTGAAGTTTAATATCGAGGGAAGTGATCCCGATAGTGACGACCCTTCGGCTTTAGAAGAACTGCTGCCCCAGTGGCGTATCTACGCAAACCGAGCCGACACACTCCTACAAAATGACCAGCTAGTCGAAGCGAAGGTATTGCTCGATTCATCTTTTGCTATTAACCAAGAACCACTTACGGCTCGCTTAATGGGTGTGTACTTTGAAGAAATTGAAGAACTCGACTCGGCAATCAGTCGCTACGAACAAAGTTTGACGCTGGGTCGGGAACTTGACCCCGAGTATCAGGATGATGCTACCGAAATAAAAATTGAACAACTGCGGAAGTTCCAAGAGGAGCAACGTTTGGCTCAACAACGAGCGGAAGAAGTCGCAAGGGCAATGCCTGCGGTGACCTTTACCAGGGTAGAGGACACGTATAAGCGAGGAAAAGCGTATACGATCAACCTAAGTGGTAGCAGCCCGGATCCGCTGACACTGCAACTCTACCGGAACAATCAATATGTGAGCACCTTGGAGTCTGGTTTGGTGAATAGCTCTTACACCTGGAATGTACCCAAAACAGCGGAAAGAGGGGAAGACTATCAACTTTTCTTAAAAAAGCCGAATGTGCAGACCGGAATAAAGAGTGGTACATTTAGTATTAAGCGTAAAACACCGCTGGGGCTTTACATTGGTGCATCCGTAGGAGTGGGAGCTGCTTTGTACTTTATACTCAGACCCCAAGATGACAATAATAGCACTATCCCCGAGCCAGCTCTCCCAACTGATGCATCTCTGGCCAACTAA
- a CDS encoding WD40/YVTN/BNR-like repeat-containing protein: MLHSFTKTFTFLLSVGLSFTLYAQDANLLGGMDYRSVGPTRGGRVTTVTGIAGQPNVFYMGSSGGGVWKTTDYGQSWNNVSDGYFNTPSTGAIRAAASNPDIVYVGTGSDGLRSNVIAGKGVYKSTNAGESWEFVGLKNAGQVGAVEIDPSNPDRAFVAAIGNAFAPNEERGVFRTTDGGASWEKVLFHSDTVGAVDLEFKPDDAQVLYATLWRAERKPWTIISGSTEGGIYKSTDGGDTWEKKTEGLPSDLIGKIDLAVSADDPNRLYALVEAPVGEGGLYRSDDAGESFTLVSTKKELLDRPFYYCNVDANPLDADIVFGSATRFFRSDNGGKDWTKLPTPHGDNHDLWINPNDTSIWVQSNDGGANVTLNSGESWSTQFNQPTAELYQVDVDDQFIYWLYAGQQDNYSTIAVPSLPPYGVQAGSNSYIINTGGCETGPAVPKPGDPNIVYANCKGRFGVYDKRTGQEMQYYVGASNMYGHNPKDLKFRFQRVSPIHVSPHNPDVIYHTSQYVHKTTDEGKTWEVISPDLTAFTPETQVISGSPITRDITGEEFYSTIYDIRESLLEAGVIWTGANDGPVYVTRNGGEEWANVTPEGLAGGGRVETVEPSPHQAGKAYFATYRYLLGDFKPYIYKTEDYGQSWTLLTDGSNGIPADVPTRVIREDPERAGLLYAGTDNGVYVSFNDGQQWQPFQQNLPVTPITDMKVHDNDLVLSTMGRGFWILDNLAPVRALTSEVASQEVVLFPTNAAYRMHYNATDSSATPMYPTAGLVIDYYLASDAEEVQIEIRNAEQQLVRQFSSSNPVSETADNPRGADQRDMSTEYTSLDYQTVLPDGSGGHRVIWDLRHAGPWHEEISRRGSGGPLVVPGTYEIKLVANGSTYTQTAEVRADPRSLEAISSEDLTAQRDFSLKVRDLLSDIRKLEYDLSMRKGEIDSLMDTGSAKKSMQRELTSIREALEKVSTSEGRYMTPMLADQTSYLYYMLGQADQRPGQDAYERYEALLQQYQGLQSDNSEYVGSW; the protein is encoded by the coding sequence ATGCTACACTCATTTACCAAAACCTTTACGTTCTTACTTTCGGTTGGGTTGAGTTTCACGCTCTACGCTCAAGATGCCAACCTGTTAGGTGGTATGGATTATCGTTCGGTAGGCCCCACGCGGGGCGGGCGGGTCACCACGGTTACGGGCATTGCCGGGCAGCCTAACGTATTTTATATGGGCAGCTCCGGGGGCGGAGTCTGGAAAACTACTGATTACGGGCAAAGCTGGAACAACGTTTCCGATGGCTACTTTAATACTCCCTCTACCGGGGCCATCCGAGCGGCGGCTTCTAACCCTGATATTGTTTACGTAGGTACGGGTTCCGATGGGCTACGTAGCAATGTCATCGCTGGAAAGGGAGTGTATAAATCTACCAATGCCGGAGAAAGCTGGGAGTTTGTAGGGCTGAAGAATGCCGGGCAGGTTGGCGCGGTAGAAATTGACCCCAGCAACCCCGACCGGGCGTTTGTTGCCGCTATTGGTAACGCCTTTGCCCCTAACGAAGAGCGAGGGGTGTTCCGCACTACCGACGGCGGAGCTAGCTGGGAGAAAGTGCTATTTCACTCGGACACCGTAGGGGCGGTAGATCTAGAGTTTAAGCCGGATGATGCCCAAGTGCTCTACGCCACCCTCTGGCGGGCCGAGCGTAAGCCCTGGACGATTATCAGCGGCAGCACCGAAGGAGGAATTTATAAATCGACTGATGGTGGTGATACCTGGGAGAAAAAAACCGAAGGGCTACCTTCCGACCTTATTGGAAAGATTGACCTGGCCGTTTCTGCTGATGATCCTAACCGACTGTACGCGCTAGTAGAAGCCCCGGTAGGCGAGGGGGGACTGTACCGTTCCGACGATGCCGGAGAAAGCTTTACGCTGGTAAGCACCAAAAAAGAATTACTCGACCGCCCGTTCTACTACTGCAATGTAGATGCTAACCCGCTAGATGCCGATATTGTATTCGGTAGTGCTACTCGCTTTTTCCGATCGGATAATGGCGGTAAAGACTGGACAAAGCTTCCTACTCCCCACGGCGATAATCACGATCTGTGGATTAACCCTAACGATACTTCCATTTGGGTACAGTCTAACGATGGTGGGGCAAACGTAACATTGAATAGTGGCGAAAGCTGGTCAACTCAGTTTAATCAGCCTACCGCTGAACTCTACCAAGTAGATGTAGACGATCAGTTTATTTACTGGCTGTACGCCGGACAGCAAGATAATTATTCAACCATTGCTGTGCCCAGTTTGCCTCCCTACGGAGTACAGGCAGGTTCTAACTCGTATATTATCAATACCGGCGGTTGTGAAACGGGACCTGCCGTACCCAAGCCGGGTGATCCTAATATTGTGTACGCCAACTGTAAAGGTCGTTTTGGGGTGTACGACAAACGTACCGGACAAGAGATGCAGTACTACGTAGGTGCATCCAATATGTACGGTCACAATCCGAAAGACCTGAAGTTCCGCTTCCAGCGAGTGTCACCCATCCATGTGTCACCCCATAACCCAGATGTAATTTATCACACTTCGCAGTACGTACATAAAACTACCGACGAAGGTAAAACCTGGGAGGTGATCTCGCCTGATCTTACTGCCTTCACCCCGGAAACCCAAGTAATTTCCGGCTCACCCATTACCCGCGATATTACCGGAGAAGAATTCTACAGCACAATCTACGACATTCGGGAGTCGTTGCTGGAAGCCGGAGTGATCTGGACGGGAGCGAACGATGGCCCGGTGTACGTAACCCGCAACGGCGGGGAAGAGTGGGCGAACGTAACCCCCGAAGGCTTAGCCGGAGGCGGACGGGTAGAAACGGTAGAGCCATCGCCCCATCAGGCAGGCAAAGCCTACTTTGCTACCTATCGCTATCTGTTAGGTGATTTTAAGCCGTACATCTATAAAACGGAAGACTACGGACAGTCTTGGACCCTGCTTACGGATGGCTCCAATGGTATTCCGGCGGATGTTCCTACCCGCGTTATTCGGGAAGACCCCGAGCGGGCAGGCTTGCTGTACGCGGGTACTGACAATGGAGTGTACGTTTCTTTCAACGATGGGCAGCAGTGGCAACCCTTTCAGCAGAACCTTCCGGTGACCCCGATTACCGATATGAAGGTGCATGACAACGATTTGGTATTGTCTACCATGGGTCGTGGGTTCTGGATTTTGGATAACCTGGCTCCGGTTCGAGCACTAACGTCCGAAGTTGCCAGCCAAGAGGTCGTGCTGTTCCCAACCAACGCGGCCTACCGAATGCACTACAACGCTACAGATTCTTCCGCTACCCCCATGTACCCTACTGCCGGGCTAGTTATTGACTACTACTTAGCCAGTGATGCCGAAGAGGTGCAGATTGAAATTCGGAATGCCGAGCAACAATTGGTTCGTCAGTTTTCTAGCAGCAACCCGGTAAGCGAAACTGCTGATAACCCTCGGGGTGCCGATCAACGTGATATGAGTACGGAATATACTTCGCTAGATTACCAGACGGTACTACCCGATGGTAGCGGGGGGCATCGGGTTATCTGGGATCTGCGTCACGCCGGACCCTGGCACGAAGAAATTAGCCGACGGGGTAGCGGTGGCCCATTGGTTGTTCCGGGAACCTACGAAATCAAACTTGTGGCCAACGGTAGTACTTATACCCAAACTGCCGAAGTGCGAGCCGACCCTCGGTCACTGGAGGCGATTAGCTCGGAAGACTTAACCGCTCAACGAGATTTCTCGCTGAAGGTGCGCGACCTGCTATCGGATATCCGCAAGTTAGAGTACGACCTCAGTATGCGAAAGGGTGAAATAGACTCATTGATGGACACTGGCTCCGCCAAAAAATCTATGCAGCGCGAACTAACCTCTATCCGCGAAGCTTTAGAAAAAGTAAGCACATCCGAAGGTCGCTACATGACCCCTATGTTGGCCGACCAGACATCTTACCTCTACTACATGCTGGGGCAGGCCGATCAGCGCCCTGGTCAGGATGCTTACGAACGCTACGAAGCTTTGCTGCAGCAGTACCAAGGGCTCCAGTCTGACAATAGCGAGTACGTCGGTAGCTGGTAG